One segment of Bombus pascuorum chromosome 6, iyBomPasc1.1, whole genome shotgun sequence DNA contains the following:
- the LOC132907873 gene encoding protein arginine methyltransferase NDUFAF7, mitochondrial, with amino-acid sequence MAIFQAFGKYVKYYKPFNTKMLLNYRNRFLFYSSFNFSTLNDKKSQSLYHYLYSKILACGPITIHDYMKEILTHPTVGYYMNKDVFGKQGDFTTSPEITQLFGEMIAIWMKYESQKISKGPFQIVELGPGRGTLIKDILRVYKQFKSLNNISVHLVEISPTLSLIQAKNLCKTITEYDTKINESKCNPINYYREGITEDEIKIYWYNSIKDVPKNFSIFLAHEFFDALPIHKFQKTDRGWCEVLVDIIQGSNEEKFCYVLSNTPTPATFYISSDEKREHVEISPESLVIVDYIANFLWECGGFALICDYGHNGDKTDTFRGFSQHKIHDPLLHPGAADLTADVDFAAIKKIAEKDNRLITFGPVTQSSFLQNLGIDLRMQMLLQNTSEEGKKSLQTGYHMIMDEDKMGTRFKVLSLFPSVLKEYFEKVPVAGFY; translated from the exons ATGGCTATTTTTCAGGCATTTGGAAAATATGTAAAGTATTACAAAccatttaatacaaaaatgttaCTAAATTATCGAAaccgttttttgttttattcgtcgtttaatttttcaacctTGAATGACAAAAAGTCACAAAGTCTTTATCACTATTTATACTCGAAAATTTTAGCCTGTGGACCTATTACAATTCATGAttatatgaaagaaattttaactcATCCAACTGTAGGATACTATATGAATAAAGACGTTTTTGGAAAACAGGGCGATTTTACAACATCACCAGAAATTACACAATTATTTGGAGAA atgaTAGCCATTTGGATGAAATATGAATCGCAAAAGATTTCTAAGGGTCCTTTTCAAATAGTTGAATTAGGTCCAGGTAGAGgaactttaattaaagatatattaaGG GtgtataaacaatttaaatctCTAAATAATATATCAGTACATTTAGTTGAAATTAGTCCTACTTTGTCCTTGATTCAGGCAAAGAATTTATGTAAAACAATTACAGAAtacgatacaaaaattaatgaatctAAATGTAACCCTATCAATTACTATAGAGAAGGTATTACAGAAGatgagataaaaatatattggtACAATTCTATTAAGGATGTGCCTAAaaattttagtatatttttagCACATGAATTTTTTGATGCATTACcaattcataaatttcag aaAACTGATAGAGGCTGGTGTGAAGTTTTAGTAGACATAATTCAAGGAAGTAATGAAgagaaattttgttatgtgTTATCAAATACTCCAACACCTGCTACCTTTTATATATCG AGTGATGAAAAGAGAGAGCATGTTGAAATTAGTCCAGAAAGTTTAGTAATAGTGGATTATATAGCTAACTTTTTATGGGAATGTGGTGGATTTGCTTTAATTTGTGATTATGGCCATAATGGTGATAAAACTGATACTTTTCGTGGATTTTCTCAACATAAAATACATGATCCACTATTACACCCAGGAGCTGCAGATTTAACAGCAGATGTTGATTTTGCagctattaaaaaaattgcagaaaaagatAATAGGTTAATAACTTTTGGACCAGTAACTCAATCAAGCTTTCTACAAAACCTTGGAATTGATTTAAGAATGCAAATGCTCTTACAAAATACTtcagaagaaggaaagaaatcaTTACAAACAGGATATCATATGATAATGGATGAAGATAAAATGGGAACACGTTTTAAAGTTTTATCACTATTTCCGTCtgttttaaaagaatatttcgaaaaagtaCCAGTAGCAGGTTTTTATTAA
- the LOC132907861 gene encoding uncharacterized protein LOC132907861 isoform X1, with protein MDTKMKFKKSLPPLVKGKIHGYLKFVIDEVIWSKKNFGEIRIFLSWWGETDRTEFRPADITKDIIRSEEETTEVYAIRTNINLFEEYIKNCESVELLVVSKETNIIIGTSQITNLLEILNCKPYFRYVPIVSNHENKIGEIHVSMKLEYMTKAFSMQLKTHKCGKEQGTDNTLVSTSNNFKNQDYLIRDRCTANKKVKPEESDTYKSILKLKRTEFQESVNKLSNEVADRLVAQIVTRAQRLRGDLFKETYDEDEFSFSDNSINNGFQTHISTKNEEKLYECVLCKDMMSSIECKTCTLKSTTLHPSLTDLASSSLKTFRYDNKSTTNNTSSSRMNSLIEDALSEKRLCIDSKDAELFDFATYIRINVDSFTLSPAGYRRVKSSSLSHNDNIFSSATYFVQYDMIFDHMKENDKKESKPVRICSKKQTNHVIYFNHNNVYRISKLKYYTALQIKFKIFVRHVNKRSLIELGNATINLNEIIKNKNWKFAQHLIILNKEIKTGELNVTIELGSDSNHYERQYISSMSVKENIPILDTSESLSEVKNKGSKNITKNQSTTDNEVPTISDGVVNFPITDSNSVITKCVSQSTTESIDDNKMDIKHDKNRIQDKVLLHGLIYVVEGKELSELNTYLICRAFWREDKTKSQVCNNTKNPFYQFCQLVPLIYDSDLLKRIKDNYIIIEVYSRNNNIDNLLGLTKLSVHQLYVAYRDPRVLPYLLLSKYPVVSVDGWVPIIDPVTGQSSGQLFALVALGTAEQITLLKTSRNLQTMSAMSQILHLDKFSDFTNYLQNTPRIHAFIKDERELYFSNSKTQECQTDISTVKEFKFNEKSQEKTSNSGHSILQNTVDHLTQVLNVNKIKIDQAIQTEMNFEEKQQSNTEQICSNALNFNNNSDDSDNNSVKHNLYLPTETYRSVGVGAEYNEEIDQHPESNHSNTTFESSTINHVENESTNSTYNQTMFRAIVEIECALHLPKVEKINETVEPSTYVSFQAIKSDRTKASNSYMITNMFPHSCNPKWNWKCDTALPTELLLHDKKRLILKIWRILDTDNSMEINLEKDIVIGFSAIDLSVLISGFPTVSGWFHIMDFTGKCNGQIKICITPLANLSLFGKPMTLLSATRLPICSMSQLNWVPLHMYETHSHDIEQTKTSNISSTVTQEEEKSEHSENQLNDPITHIDFEDVSMSFLSLSLKQKLTELDEITKRLESRLRDVTNTAFEDDLENEFELNEQSSDNENNDCKIITPILSIAKRDYNSRICRNTSITENENQNTSNETSIQNFLSQTYISYNNAVSCEIMKSDSSKILNSYSKRNLSNDNSEIQQSEHLVQNSRPLDNTFTDYPERGAKTHINYLLDKLSLQFPTQTCLTKTIPMEKNITNVLTHLPSSNNLQDSNKYNQEHKTSILCNQMDDVHELTIQNSKNPINNCTTKTEVDTYDKNSSETSMHSQTANKVSKVIREELIAEENSNTSKYDELTTYLVTSNIRHMDLNNICNPLLYQHLVPDLHYSHTPLEEETIKQLDNRYSKVFNKSISNRLNRIHSSVETNLSLANAERFKTIPSGVSENIDNSIDLTVLHNTNYNDLLASNSTESTTTISVNNSIIKSIDSEVVENGDSVSSETSLLVLSRQAPDGGNPIEDNKKPLITQQEDEILHS; from the exons ATGGATACgaagatgaaatttaaaaaatctttgcCTCCGTTAGTTAAAGGCAAAATTCAtggttatttaaaatttgtcattGATGAAGTTATTTggtcaaagaaaaattttggtgaaattagaatatttttatcttggTGGGGAGAAACTGATAGAACTGAATTTAG ACCAGCAGATATtacaaaagatattataaGATCAGAGGAAGAAACAACTGAGGTTTATGCTATTCgtacaaatataaatctctTTGAAGAATACATTAAGAATTGTGAATCTGTAGAATTACTGGTCGTTAGTAAAGAaactaatataattattggaaCATCACAAATCACAAATTTATTAGAGATCCTTAATTGTAAACCATATTTTAGATATGTACCTATTGTAAGTaatcatgaaaataaaataggagAAATTCATGTTTCTATGAAGTTAGAATATATGACAAAAGCTTTTAGTATGCAATTAAAAACACATAAATGTGGAAAAGAGCAAGGTACTGATAATACCTTAGTTTCAActagtaataattttaagaatcaGGATTATTTGATACGTGATAGGTGTACAGCTAACAAAAAAGTAAAACCCGAAGAAAGTGATACTTACaaatctattttaaaattgaaaagaacaGAATTTCAAGAATCTGTAAATAAACTTAGTAATGAAGTAGCAGATAGACTTGTTGCTCAGATTGTTACAAGAGCTCAAAGGCTCAGAGgagatttatttaaagaaacatatGATGAAGATGAATTTAGCTTTAGCGATAATTCCATAAATAATGGATTTCAAACTCATATTTCTactaaaaatgaagaaaaattatatgaatGTGTTTTGTGCAAAGATATGATGTCATCTATTGAATGTAAAACGTGTACATTGAAATCAACAACTTTGCATCCAAGTTTGACAGATCTTGCATCTAGTAGTTTAAAAACATTTAGATATGATAATAAGAGTACAACAAATAATACATCTTCTTCAAGAATGAATTCCTTAATAGAAGATGCACTTTCAGAAAAAAGATTGTGTATTGATTCAAAAG ATGCTGAACTATTTGATTTTGCTACTTATATCCGAATTAATGTAGACTCATTTACTTTAAGTCCTGCTGGTTATAGACGTGTAAAATCATCTTCATTGTCac ATAatgataacattttttcatctgCAACATATTTTGTTCAGTATGATATGATATTCGATcatatgaaagaaaatgacaaaaaggaaagtaaaCCTGTAAGAATATGTtctaaaaaacaaacaaatcaTG tgatttattttaatcacaacaatgtatatagaatatcAAAACTAAAATACTACACAgcattgcaaataaaatttaaaatatttgttcgtcATGTCAATAAAAGATCATTAATTGAATTAGGCAATGCTACTATTAatcttaatgaaattataaaaaataaaaattggaaattcgcACAACATCTAATTATacttaataaagaaataaaaacaggAGAATTAAATGTAACTATAGAATTAGGTTCAGATTCTAATCATTATGAAAGACAGTACATta GTAGTATGTCTGTTAAAGAAAACATTCCTATTTTGGATACATCAGAATCACTTAGtgaagttaaaaataaagggagcaagaatattacaaaaaatcaGTCTACAACAGATAATGAAGTACCAACAATTTCAGATGGAGTagtaaattttccaattactGATAGTAATTCAGTTATTACAAAGTGTGTATCACAATCCACAACAGAAAGCATAGATGATAATAAAATGGATATAAAACATGACAAAAATAGAATACAAGATAAg GTTTTACTTCATGGTTTGATATATGTAGTGGAAGGGAAAGAATTATCAGAAttaaatacttatttaatatGCAGAGCATTTTGGAGAGAGGATAAGACTAAAAGTCAAGTCTGTAACAATACAAAAAATCCATTTTACCAATTTTGTCAA tTAGTACCCCTTATTTATGACAGTGATTTATTAAAACGTATTAAAGACAATTACATAATCATTGAAGTTTAttcaagaaataataatatagataatcTATTAGgattaacaaaattatctgTACATCAGTTATATGTTGCATACAGAGATCCACGAGTATTaccatatttattattatctaag tatCCTGTGGTGAGTGTGGATGGCTGGGTACCAATTATAGATCCTGTAACTGGTCAATCTTCTGGTCAGTTGTTTGCACTGGTAGCTCTTGGAACTGCTGAACAAATTACGTTATTAAAGACGTCAAGAAACTTGCAAACTATGAGTGCTATGTCACAAATATTGCATTTAGacaaattttctgattttacgaattatttacaaaatactcCTCGTATACATGCTTTCATTAAAGATGAAAGAGAgttgtatttttcaaattcgaaaACTCAAGAATGTCAAACAGATATCTCAACTGTTAAAGagtttaaatttaatgaaaaatcacAAGAAAAAACTTCAAATTCAGGACATTCTATTCTACAAAATACAGTTGATCATTTAACGCAagttttaaatgttaataagATTAAAATAGATCAAGCAATACAGACTGAGatgaattttgaagaaaaacaaCAATCAAATACAGAACAGATATGTTCAAACGCATTGAACTTCAATAACAATTCCGATGATAGTGATAATAATAGCGTTAAACACAATCTTTATTTACCAACAGAAACATACAGAAGTGTTGGAGTTGGTGCTGAGTACAATGAAGAAATTGATCAACATCCAGAAAGTAATCACAGTAATACAACATTTGAATCATCAACTATAAATCATGTAGAGAATGAATCAACGAATTCTACATATAATCAAACAATGTTTAGAGCTATTGTGGAGATTGAGTGTGCATTACATTTGccaaaagtagaaaaaattaatgaaactgTTGAACCAAGTACATATGTATCATTTCAGGCCATTAAATCTGATCGTACAAAAGCTTCAAACTCGTATATGATTACTAATATGTTTCCACATAGTTGCAATCCTAAATGGAATTGGAAATGTGATACAGCATTACCGACAGAACTGCTTTTACat GATAAAAAGagattgattttaaaaatttggcGAATATTAGATACAGATAATAGTATGGAAATAAACTTAGAGAAAGATATTGTTATTGGATTCTCTGCTATTGATCTTTCAGTTTTGATTAGTGGCTTTCCGACAGTATCTGGTTGGTTTCATATAATGGACTTCACTGGAAAATGCAATGGAcaaattaaa atatgTATAACACCACTAgctaatttatcattatttggAAAACCTATGACATTGTTAAGTGCAACCCGACTACCAATATGTTCTATGTCACAATTAAATTGGGTTCCATTACATATGTATGAAACACATTCTCATGATATAGAACAAACCAAAACTAGTAATATCTCATCAACAGTTACacaggaagaagagaaatcaGAACATagtgaaaatcaattaaatgaTCCTATTACTCATATTGATTTTGAAGATGTATCTATGTCATTTTTATCCTTATCCTTAAA ACAAAAATTAACAGAATTAGATGAAATAACAAAACGCCTAGAATCACGATTACGTgatgtcacaaatacggcttTTGAAGATGatttagaaaatgaatttgaattaaatGAACAAAGTAgcgataatgaaaataatgattgtaaaattatcaCTCCAATACTATCTATTGCTAAAAGAGATTACAATAGCAGAATATGCCGCAATACAAGTATTACAGAAAATGAGAACCAAAATACATCAAATGAAACGAgtattcaaaattttttgtCTCAAACTTATATTAGTTACAACAATGCAGTTAGTTGTGAAATAATGAAATCTGATTCttctaaaatattgaattcttatagtaaacgaaatttatcaaatgatAATTCTGAAATACAACAAAGTGAACATTTAGTGCAAAATAGTAGACCATTGGACAATACTTTCACTGATTACCCAGAACGAGGAGCAAAAacacatataaattatttacttgaTAAACTATCTCTGCAGTTTCCTACACAAACCTGTTTGACTAAGACTATACcaatggaaaaaaatattactaatgTATTAACACATTTACCAAGTAGTAATAATTTACaagacagtaataaatataaccaAGAACACAAAACATCTATATTATGTAATCAAATGGATGACGTACATGAGTTAACTATCCAAAACTCAAAAAATcctataaataattgtacaacTAAAACAGAGGTTGATAcatatgataaaaattcatcTGAGACATCTATGCACTCACAAACTGCTAATAAAGTATCGAAAGTAATTCGTGAAGAATTAATTGCCGAGGAAAATAGCAATACATCTAAATATGATGAATTAACAACGTATCTTGTAACTTCAAATATTCGTCATATggatttaaataacatttgtaaTCCTCTTTTATATCAGCATTTAGTACCTGATTTACATTACTCACATACACCATTAGAAGAAGAAACTATCAAACAATTAGATAATCGATATAGTAAAGtgtttaataaatcaataagtAATAGATTAAATAGAATACATAGTTCGGTGGAAACTAATTTATCTCTAGCAAATGCTGAACGTTTTAAAACGATACCATCTGGAGtatcagaaaatattgataatagtATTGATTTAACTGTTCTCCATAATACTAATTACAATGACTTATTGGCAAGTAATAGTACAGAATCGACTACAACTATATCAGTTAacaattcaataataaaatcaattgaTTCAGAAGTAGTTGAAAATGGCGACTCTGTATCTTCTGAAACATCTCTTCTTGTGCTTTCAAGGCAAGCGCCTGATGGTGGTAACCCTatagaagataataaaaaaccATTAATTACACAACAAGAAGATGAAATTCTCCACTCATAA
- the LOC132907861 gene encoding uncharacterized protein LOC132907861 isoform X2, which produces MKLEYMTKAFSMQLKTHKCGKEQGTDNTLVSTSNNFKNQDYLIRDRCTANKKVKPEESDTYKSILKLKRTEFQESVNKLSNEVADRLVAQIVTRAQRLRGDLFKETYDEDEFSFSDNSINNGFQTHISTKNEEKLYECVLCKDMMSSIECKTCTLKSTTLHPSLTDLASSSLKTFRYDNKSTTNNTSSSRMNSLIEDALSEKRLCIDSKDAELFDFATYIRINVDSFTLSPAGYRRVKSSSLSHNDNIFSSATYFVQYDMIFDHMKENDKKESKPVRICSKKQTNHVIYFNHNNVYRISKLKYYTALQIKFKIFVRHVNKRSLIELGNATINLNEIIKNKNWKFAQHLIILNKEIKTGELNVTIELGSDSNHYERQYISSMSVKENIPILDTSESLSEVKNKGSKNITKNQSTTDNEVPTISDGVVNFPITDSNSVITKCVSQSTTESIDDNKMDIKHDKNRIQDKVLLHGLIYVVEGKELSELNTYLICRAFWREDKTKSQVCNNTKNPFYQFCQLVPLIYDSDLLKRIKDNYIIIEVYSRNNNIDNLLGLTKLSVHQLYVAYRDPRVLPYLLLSKYPVVSVDGWVPIIDPVTGQSSGQLFALVALGTAEQITLLKTSRNLQTMSAMSQILHLDKFSDFTNYLQNTPRIHAFIKDERELYFSNSKTQECQTDISTVKEFKFNEKSQEKTSNSGHSILQNTVDHLTQVLNVNKIKIDQAIQTEMNFEEKQQSNTEQICSNALNFNNNSDDSDNNSVKHNLYLPTETYRSVGVGAEYNEEIDQHPESNHSNTTFESSTINHVENESTNSTYNQTMFRAIVEIECALHLPKVEKINETVEPSTYVSFQAIKSDRTKASNSYMITNMFPHSCNPKWNWKCDTALPTELLLHDKKRLILKIWRILDTDNSMEINLEKDIVIGFSAIDLSVLISGFPTVSGWFHIMDFTGKCNGQIKICITPLANLSLFGKPMTLLSATRLPICSMSQLNWVPLHMYETHSHDIEQTKTSNISSTVTQEEEKSEHSENQLNDPITHIDFEDVSMSFLSLSLKQKLTELDEITKRLESRLRDVTNTAFEDDLENEFELNEQSSDNENNDCKIITPILSIAKRDYNSRICRNTSITENENQNTSNETSIQNFLSQTYISYNNAVSCEIMKSDSSKILNSYSKRNLSNDNSEIQQSEHLVQNSRPLDNTFTDYPERGAKTHINYLLDKLSLQFPTQTCLTKTIPMEKNITNVLTHLPSSNNLQDSNKYNQEHKTSILCNQMDDVHELTIQNSKNPINNCTTKTEVDTYDKNSSETSMHSQTANKVSKVIREELIAEENSNTSKYDELTTYLVTSNIRHMDLNNICNPLLYQHLVPDLHYSHTPLEEETIKQLDNRYSKVFNKSISNRLNRIHSSVETNLSLANAERFKTIPSGVSENIDNSIDLTVLHNTNYNDLLASNSTESTTTISVNNSIIKSIDSEVVENGDSVSSETSLLVLSRQAPDGGNPIEDNKKPLITQQEDEILHS; this is translated from the exons ATGAAGTTAGAATATATGACAAAAGCTTTTAGTATGCAATTAAAAACACATAAATGTGGAAAAGAGCAAGGTACTGATAATACCTTAGTTTCAActagtaataattttaagaatcaGGATTATTTGATACGTGATAGGTGTACAGCTAACAAAAAAGTAAAACCCGAAGAAAGTGATACTTACaaatctattttaaaattgaaaagaacaGAATTTCAAGAATCTGTAAATAAACTTAGTAATGAAGTAGCAGATAGACTTGTTGCTCAGATTGTTACAAGAGCTCAAAGGCTCAGAGgagatttatttaaagaaacatatGATGAAGATGAATTTAGCTTTAGCGATAATTCCATAAATAATGGATTTCAAACTCATATTTCTactaaaaatgaagaaaaattatatgaatGTGTTTTGTGCAAAGATATGATGTCATCTATTGAATGTAAAACGTGTACATTGAAATCAACAACTTTGCATCCAAGTTTGACAGATCTTGCATCTAGTAGTTTAAAAACATTTAGATATGATAATAAGAGTACAACAAATAATACATCTTCTTCAAGAATGAATTCCTTAATAGAAGATGCACTTTCAGAAAAAAGATTGTGTATTGATTCAAAAG ATGCTGAACTATTTGATTTTGCTACTTATATCCGAATTAATGTAGACTCATTTACTTTAAGTCCTGCTGGTTATAGACGTGTAAAATCATCTTCATTGTCac ATAatgataacattttttcatctgCAACATATTTTGTTCAGTATGATATGATATTCGATcatatgaaagaaaatgacaaaaaggaaagtaaaCCTGTAAGAATATGTtctaaaaaacaaacaaatcaTG tgatttattttaatcacaacaatgtatatagaatatcAAAACTAAAATACTACACAgcattgcaaataaaatttaaaatatttgttcgtcATGTCAATAAAAGATCATTAATTGAATTAGGCAATGCTACTATTAatcttaatgaaattataaaaaataaaaattggaaattcgcACAACATCTAATTATacttaataaagaaataaaaacaggAGAATTAAATGTAACTATAGAATTAGGTTCAGATTCTAATCATTATGAAAGACAGTACATta GTAGTATGTCTGTTAAAGAAAACATTCCTATTTTGGATACATCAGAATCACTTAGtgaagttaaaaataaagggagcaagaatattacaaaaaatcaGTCTACAACAGATAATGAAGTACCAACAATTTCAGATGGAGTagtaaattttccaattactGATAGTAATTCAGTTATTACAAAGTGTGTATCACAATCCACAACAGAAAGCATAGATGATAATAAAATGGATATAAAACATGACAAAAATAGAATACAAGATAAg GTTTTACTTCATGGTTTGATATATGTAGTGGAAGGGAAAGAATTATCAGAAttaaatacttatttaatatGCAGAGCATTTTGGAGAGAGGATAAGACTAAAAGTCAAGTCTGTAACAATACAAAAAATCCATTTTACCAATTTTGTCAA tTAGTACCCCTTATTTATGACAGTGATTTATTAAAACGTATTAAAGACAATTACATAATCATTGAAGTTTAttcaagaaataataatatagataatcTATTAGgattaacaaaattatctgTACATCAGTTATATGTTGCATACAGAGATCCACGAGTATTaccatatttattattatctaag tatCCTGTGGTGAGTGTGGATGGCTGGGTACCAATTATAGATCCTGTAACTGGTCAATCTTCTGGTCAGTTGTTTGCACTGGTAGCTCTTGGAACTGCTGAACAAATTACGTTATTAAAGACGTCAAGAAACTTGCAAACTATGAGTGCTATGTCACAAATATTGCATTTAGacaaattttctgattttacgaattatttacaaaatactcCTCGTATACATGCTTTCATTAAAGATGAAAGAGAgttgtatttttcaaattcgaaaACTCAAGAATGTCAAACAGATATCTCAACTGTTAAAGagtttaaatttaatgaaaaatcacAAGAAAAAACTTCAAATTCAGGACATTCTATTCTACAAAATACAGTTGATCATTTAACGCAagttttaaatgttaataagATTAAAATAGATCAAGCAATACAGACTGAGatgaattttgaagaaaaacaaCAATCAAATACAGAACAGATATGTTCAAACGCATTGAACTTCAATAACAATTCCGATGATAGTGATAATAATAGCGTTAAACACAATCTTTATTTACCAACAGAAACATACAGAAGTGTTGGAGTTGGTGCTGAGTACAATGAAGAAATTGATCAACATCCAGAAAGTAATCACAGTAATACAACATTTGAATCATCAACTATAAATCATGTAGAGAATGAATCAACGAATTCTACATATAATCAAACAATGTTTAGAGCTATTGTGGAGATTGAGTGTGCATTACATTTGccaaaagtagaaaaaattaatgaaactgTTGAACCAAGTACATATGTATCATTTCAGGCCATTAAATCTGATCGTACAAAAGCTTCAAACTCGTATATGATTACTAATATGTTTCCACATAGTTGCAATCCTAAATGGAATTGGAAATGTGATACAGCATTACCGACAGAACTGCTTTTACat GATAAAAAGagattgattttaaaaatttggcGAATATTAGATACAGATAATAGTATGGAAATAAACTTAGAGAAAGATATTGTTATTGGATTCTCTGCTATTGATCTTTCAGTTTTGATTAGTGGCTTTCCGACAGTATCTGGTTGGTTTCATATAATGGACTTCACTGGAAAATGCAATGGAcaaattaaa atatgTATAACACCACTAgctaatttatcattatttggAAAACCTATGACATTGTTAAGTGCAACCCGACTACCAATATGTTCTATGTCACAATTAAATTGGGTTCCATTACATATGTATGAAACACATTCTCATGATATAGAACAAACCAAAACTAGTAATATCTCATCAACAGTTACacaggaagaagagaaatcaGAACATagtgaaaatcaattaaatgaTCCTATTACTCATATTGATTTTGAAGATGTATCTATGTCATTTTTATCCTTATCCTTAAA ACAAAAATTAACAGAATTAGATGAAATAACAAAACGCCTAGAATCACGATTACGTgatgtcacaaatacggcttTTGAAGATGatttagaaaatgaatttgaattaaatGAACAAAGTAgcgataatgaaaataatgattgtaaaattatcaCTCCAATACTATCTATTGCTAAAAGAGATTACAATAGCAGAATATGCCGCAATACAAGTATTACAGAAAATGAGAACCAAAATACATCAAATGAAACGAgtattcaaaattttttgtCTCAAACTTATATTAGTTACAACAATGCAGTTAGTTGTGAAATAATGAAATCTGATTCttctaaaatattgaattcttatagtaaacgaaatttatcaaatgatAATTCTGAAATACAACAAAGTGAACATTTAGTGCAAAATAGTAGACCATTGGACAATACTTTCACTGATTACCCAGAACGAGGAGCAAAAacacatataaattatttacttgaTAAACTATCTCTGCAGTTTCCTACACAAACCTGTTTGACTAAGACTATACcaatggaaaaaaatattactaatgTATTAACACATTTACCAAGTAGTAATAATTTACaagacagtaataaatataaccaAGAACACAAAACATCTATATTATGTAATCAAATGGATGACGTACATGAGTTAACTATCCAAAACTCAAAAAATcctataaataattgtacaacTAAAACAGAGGTTGATAcatatgataaaaattcatcTGAGACATCTATGCACTCACAAACTGCTAATAAAGTATCGAAAGTAATTCGTGAAGAATTAATTGCCGAGGAAAATAGCAATACATCTAAATATGATGAATTAACAACGTATCTTGTAACTTCAAATATTCGTCATATggatttaaataacatttgtaaTCCTCTTTTATATCAGCATTTAGTACCTGATTTACATTACTCACATACACCATTAGAAGAAGAAACTATCAAACAATTAGATAATCGATATAGTAAAGtgtttaataaatcaataagtAATAGATTAAATAGAATACATAGTTCGGTGGAAACTAATTTATCTCTAGCAAATGCTGAACGTTTTAAAACGATACCATCTGGAGtatcagaaaatattgataatagtATTGATTTAACTGTTCTCCATAATACTAATTACAATGACTTATTGGCAAGTAATAGTACAGAATCGACTACAACTATATCAGTTAacaattcaataataaaatcaattgaTTCAGAAGTAGTTGAAAATGGCGACTCTGTATCTTCTGAAACATCTCTTCTTGTGCTTTCAAGGCAAGCGCCTGATGGTGGTAACCCTatagaagataataaaaaaccATTAATTACACAACAAGAAGATGAAATTCTCCACTCATAA